The Pseudorasbora parva isolate DD20220531a chromosome 25, ASM2467924v1, whole genome shotgun sequence genome segment TGAGctgaaacttctttcaaaaacataaacgATAGTGATGTGTCCAAACATTGGGCCTGTAGCCTACTGTGTATAAGGAATGAATCCCTGAACGCTCTTCTGACATCCACACTGTAGAATTATAAATcacaacatttacatttacgcatttggcagacgcttttattcaaagcgacttacattgcattcaaggtacacattttacattattgtcagttcttgctttccctgggaatcgaacccatgaccttggcgttgctagcgccatgctctactggttgagctacaggaaagcgcATATATAACAGCACATAAAGTCTCATAATCATTAGTTTTGTTCATGTAAACGGTGTGTCGAGTTTGGCCCCTCAGCATAAGCAGATTATTCCTATGTTAGCTGTTAGTGTCCACTTAGCCGATGCGTCTGATGTGAAGTGCAGAGATTGCAGGAGAGCGTCCTGGACGTGACCTGAGGTGAGTGTGCCATCACATCTCCAAACCCAAGGCCAAATCTCACACCATTTACAGCCGGAACACTAAACCTGCATGTGCTGAGTGTATGTTTATACCTCTGAAAAATAAAAGGACAGAACACTTTAGTAATGTTACATCAGGGCAAAGCGAACTACACTAGCGTTAGATAAATAAAAAACCTCTATTTATATCTGGGAGTCTTTATTTCTCTTGATTGTCGAGCAGTTACACAGTCAGAAGGGACACAGATTCAATATTTATTCAGCGCTTTTGAACGGCCTCCGAAGGCTTTTGTTGGGTGAtctaattaatgaaataatatgtttattttctaGGTTCGGGTCCCCGAGAACAGTCACTGAGACTAAGAGAATATTTATTTCCTTTTGGGACTTTGGGcttgtatgtatttttatttttgagctAGCGGCTTTGTAGTTTGTGTGTCTTTCCCACAGAGAGCTGGAGCACATTTCAATATCTCCTGTGAGAATAGCCGTCGTTATTGTCTGCTCTCGTGAGCTAATGCTACTCTCGCTTTATTAAGAAACCCTCCAGCAATGAGAGAGCACTTAGAGAGACGCACACAGACTATTTAacagcaaaataaataaagtataacAAGCAATACTTTAACATGTTACATATATTACATGCTATTATAATTAATCACTAAATAACAAGAATCACAAGCTGCTTAAATAATTACACATTAATTACATGTTGACCGTGCACAGTACTTAAAATGTGACCATAATAACCCTAATAGGCTATATTACTAAATCATTGATCGTTGAAAGAAGAGaattattttacttttccaTTGCAAATACCCATGCACTCAATGCACACTTTAGTGTATGATGGAGAGATGCATTGATATGTCATTATAAACCCTCTTTACACgtgagtgacacacacacacacacacacacacacacacacacacacacacacacacacacacacacacacacacacacacacacacacacacacacacacacacatgttggtctatgtggtttacagggactctccataggcgtaatggtttttatactgtacaaaccgtattttctatccccttacactgcccctgcccctaaacctacccatcacaggaaacattctgcatttttactttctcaaaaaaacatcatttagtatgtttttaaggccatttgaattatgaggacatttgatatgtcctcataaaccacatttatagtgtaataccagtgtaatacccacgtagttatacaaatttgtgtcctcataaaccacataaacaggctcacacacacacacacacgcacacacagatgaaACACTGCACTAATGGACGGCGCTGTGGATCTCGGCCGACAGGCGGCGCTGTTGGGTTTTGAAACCGCATGTCCGCTCGTGTGTGAGGGCTGTCCGACCACGTTTTGTGGGACAGTcgggaaaaaaaatctaataaattaatatattcacattaaaacaacataaagacgCTTACTCTGTGGAAACCATATGGGCATTTTAATTGGTTTAGTGGTCATTAACATATTCGCTGTCGTATTAATAATGATGTTATATATTAGGgcactgaaaaaacaaaaacaaaaaaaacaatatatatatatacacactccaACAATGTCATCCTTTAAACATAGCATTGTTTTTGTATAGTTACGGTAattgtaaattatattttaaagatatatattaaaatatcagATAATATAAGCATTGCGTTTTGATTTCATTCTATTCTATTCGATTTTAAACACTATGAATACAAAGAAACACAATGAATGAAACGACGTGCAGTAGCTTTACCTGCTTTAAATaccagagaaagaaagaaagcaagcaagaaagcaaagaaagaaagaaagaaagaaagaaagaaagaaagaaagaaagaaagaaagaaagaaagaaagaaagaaagaaagaaagaaaggaatcCCTGTCCGTAAAGAGTTAAAGTGTGTGTCGTTAAGCGGCGTGTCAGTTCTGACAGTTCGGGAAACTTTTGTTTCTTCTCTAGTATGTAAATTGACCCTCGGATTCAGCGAGCCTATTGGCTACGAGTCCGAGTCAATTTCGCATTTCAAACCTGACGTCAGGGCGGCTATAAAACTCAGCATTGCTTTTATACTCCTGTGCTCGGTGATCCTTTAAAAACTCCACAACAAGCCCGGAGTACTTTTTTTCCTCTCCCCCCAGCCAAGCATCCAATTGCCAATCACATACATGTTACGGTCTTCGTTCCAACGAAActattgagagagagagagaaaaaaaagagccaTGCAGTGTTAAATGTTCGCGACTCACACGCGTCGACACTCGCGTACAAAGAGAGAGCGGAACTGGAGACGCGCGCGCTCCTGCGTCTGTGCGCGAGAGAGGCGAAAACGcgtcaatttaaaaaataaatcggCGCTCGCGAACCCCTTTCTTTGCTTTTGAAGAATTAAATAAAGAAATCAAGCTGGCTCACGCTGTCTCGAACCCGACCACTTTGACAGCTGCTCTTCACCCCCTTTGGAGGACTGTCAACAGCAAAAGGATGGCATCAGAACTGGCAATGAGCAGCTCCGACCTGCCCACCAGTCCCCTGGCCATGGAATATGTTAATGACTTCGatctgatgaagtttgaagtgaaAAAGGAGCCGGTGGAGCCCGATCGCAGCATCAGCCAGTGCAGCCGCCTGATCGCCGGGGGATCCCTGTCTTCCACCCCGATGAGCACGCCTTGCAGCTCGGTTCCCCCTTCCCCAAGCTTCTCGGCGCCCAGTCCGGGCTCCGGGAGCGAGCAGAAGGCGCACCTGGAGGATTTTTACTGGATGACCGGCTACCAACAGCAGCTCAACCCGGAGGCTTTGGGCTTCAGCCCCGAGGACGCAGTGGAGGCGCTGATCAACAGCAGTCACCAGCTCCAGAGCTTCGACGGCTATGCTAGAGGGCAGCAGTTCAGCAGCGCAGCCGGGCCAGGAGGCGCCATGGCCGGCGAGGAGATGGGATCCGCCGCCGCGGTGGTCTCCGCGGTCATCGCCGCCGCCGCAGCCCAGAACGGCGCGCcgcaccaccaccaccatcaccaccaccacccgGCCGGCCACCACGCGGCGCCCGGGGTGCAATCCAACGGCAACTCCGTCGGACATCCGCACATGCACCTGGACGATCGCTTCTCGGACGAACAGCTGGTGACCATGTCCGTACGCGAGCTCAACCGACAGCTCCGCGGGGTCAGCAAAGAGGAGGTCATCCGGCTCAAACAGAAGAGGAGAACCCTCAAAAACAGAGGCTACGCGCAGTCGTGCCGCTACAAGCGGGTCCAGCAGAGGCACGTCCTGGAGGGCGAGAAGACCCAGCTCATGCAGCAGGTGGACCACCTCAAGCAGGAGATCTCCAGACTGGTGCGCGAACGGGACGCGTACAAAGAGAAGTACGAGAAGCTCATCAGCAGCGGCTTCCGAGAAAACGGCTCGAGCAGCGACAACAACCCGTCGTCCCCGGAGTTTTTCATGTGAGTTTTATCGGCACTTAACAGAGCTGCGAGAGTTCCGCACGCGCTTTATTCTCGCTGTGCTGGATTGGGCGCGCGCGCgcggggcagtgtgtgtgttgttgtcgGTGCAAAATGTAGATTTCGTGTAAATTTAACCCAATAATGAAGAAATCACGCTTTTAGAGTTTAGCCTGCATCACTTTTGGACAATTGTCACCTTCATGTTTATGTTGAAGCTGTAACGCTCTCATTTATGCCTCGTCTTGCGTtttaacttttcttttttttctcccttttttaatgttttgttgttgtaaaaaGTTCAAGTGACACATGCTGCCGGTGAGTGCACGAGCCTGCGCGAGACTGCCATTCTCCATCACACGTTGTGCGTGTCATTTtaatgctgtatttat includes the following:
- the mafb gene encoding transcription factor Maf, with the protein product MASELAMSSSDLPTSPLAMEYVNDFDLMKFEVKKEPVEPDRSISQCSRLIAGGSLSSTPMSTPCSSVPPSPSFSAPSPGSGSEQKAHLEDFYWMTGYQQQLNPEALGFSPEDAVEALINSSHQLQSFDGYARGQQFSSAAGPGGAMAGEEMGSAAAVVSAVIAAAAAQNGAPHHHHHHHHHPAGHHAAPGVQSNGNSVGHPHMHLDDRFSDEQLVTMSVRELNRQLRGVSKEEVIRLKQKRRTLKNRGYAQSCRYKRVQQRHVLEGEKTQLMQQVDHLKQEISRLVRERDAYKEKYEKLISSGFRENGSSSDNNPSSPEFFMTSRKFLHL